One part of the Clostridia bacterium genome encodes these proteins:
- a CDS encoding glutamate synthase — protein MKINAEGLGFRDINEAIRGAGKEATLTGCCGQRFICAGMADVSVTVEGVPGNALGAYLNGAEITVTGNAQDAVGDTMNGGSIVVHGDIGDAAGYAMRGGRIFVKGNAGYRAGIHMKAYKDKVPAIVIGGCAGSFLGEYQAGGVIVVLGLRCEGGRIVSNFPCTGMHGGKMILRSDCRGVTFPNQVSASPASPGDTDEIREYVSEYCRLFGEDEADVMDSPFTVVTPDSSNPYKQLYVPN, from the coding sequence ATGAAAATCAACGCAGAAGGACTCGGGTTCCGCGATATAAACGAAGCCATCCGCGGCGCCGGCAAAGAGGCGACTCTGACCGGATGCTGCGGCCAGCGCTTCATCTGCGCCGGAATGGCAGACGTTTCCGTCACCGTCGAAGGCGTGCCCGGCAACGCGCTCGGCGCCTATCTCAACGGCGCGGAGATCACCGTCACGGGCAACGCGCAGGACGCCGTCGGCGACACGATGAACGGCGGCAGCATCGTCGTTCACGGCGACATCGGCGACGCCGCCGGCTACGCCATGCGCGGCGGGCGCATCTTCGTCAAGGGCAACGCCGGCTACCGCGCCGGCATCCATATGAAGGCGTATAAGGACAAGGTCCCCGCCATAGTGATAGGCGGCTGCGCCGGAAGCTTCCTCGGCGAATACCAGGCAGGCGGAGTCATAGTCGTGCTCGGCCTCCGCTGCGAAGGAGGCAGGATTGTCAGCAACTTCCCCTGCACCGGTATGCACGGCGGAAAGATGATACTGCGCTCCGACTGCCGCGGCGTGACGTTCCCGAATCAGGTTTCAGCGAGCCCCGCTTCGCCCGGCGATACGGACGAGATAAGAGAATACGTGTCCGAATACTGCCGCCTCTTCGGCGAAGACGAAGCCGATGTCATGGATTCGCCTTTCACGGTCGTTACTCCGGACAGCAGCAACCCGTATAAACAGCTTTACGTACCAAATTGA